From Elephas maximus indicus isolate mEleMax1 chromosome 1, mEleMax1 primary haplotype, whole genome shotgun sequence, a single genomic window includes:
- the CNR1 gene encoding cannabinoid receptor 1 isoform X2: MKSILDGLADTTFRTITTDLLYVGSNDIQGSPFQEKMTAGDNPQLVPADQVNITEFYNKSLSSYKENEENIQCGENFMDMECFMILNPSQQLAIAVLSLTLGTFTVLENLLVLCVILHSRSLRCRPSYHFIGSLAVADLLGSVIFVYSFVDFHVFHRKDSPNVFLFKLGGVTASFTASVGSLFLTAIDRYISIHRPLAYKRIVTRPKAVVAFCLMWTIAIVIAVLPLLGWNCKKLQSVCSDIFPLIDETYLMFWIGVTSVLLLFIVYAYMYILWKAHSHAVRMIQRGTQKSIIIHTSEDGKVQVTRPDQARMDIRLAKTLVLILVVLIICWGPLLAIMVYDVFGKMNKLIKTVFAFCSMLCLLNSTVNPIIYALRSKDLRHAFRSMFPSCEGTAQPLDNSMGDSDCLHKHANNAASVHRAAESCIKSTVKIAKVTMSVSTDTSAEAL, from the exons ATGAAGTCAATCCTAGATGGCCTTGCAGATACCACCTTTCGCACCATCACGACAGACCTTCTCTACGTGGGCTCCAATGACATTCA GGGAAGTCCCTTCCAAGAAAAGATGACTGCAGGAGACAACCCCCAGTTAGTCCCAGCAGACCAGGTGAACATTACAGAATTTTACAACAAGTCTCTTTCGTCCTACAAGGAAAATGAGGAGAACATTCAGTGTGGGGAGAACTTCATGGACATGGAGTGCTTCATGATTCTGAACCCTAGCCAGCAGCTGGCCATCGCTGTGCTGTCCCTCACGCTGGGCaccttcacagttctggagaaccTGCTGGTGCTGTGCGTCATCCTGCACTCCCGCAGCCTCCGCTGCAGGCCTTCATACCACTTCATTGGCAGCCTGGCGGTGGCAGACCTCCTTGGCAGTGTCATTTTTGTCTACAGCTTTGTTGACTTCCATGTGTTCCACCGCAAAGATAGCCCCAACGTGTTTCTGTTCAAACTGGGTGGAGTCACAGCCTCCTTCACTGCCTCTGTGGGCAGCCTGTTTCTCACAGCCATCGATAGGTACATATCTATTCACAGGCCTCTGGCCTATAAGAGGATCGTCACCCGGCCGAAGGCCGTGGTGGCATTTTGCCTGATGTGGACCATAGCGATTGTGATTGCCGTGTTGCCTCTCCTAGGCTGGAACTGCAAGAAACTGCAATCCGTTTGCTCAGACATTTTCCCACTCATTGATGAAACCTACCTGATGTTCTGGATCGGAGTCACCAGCGTGCTGCTCCTCTTTATTGTATATGCATACATGTACATTCTCTGGAAGGCTCACAGCCACGCAGTACGCATGATTCAGCGCGGCACCCAGAAGAGCATCATCATTCACACGTCAGAGGATGGCAAAGTCCAGGTGACTCGGCCAGACCAAGCCCGCATGGACATTAGGCTGGCTAAGACCCTGGTCCTGATCCTGGTGGTTTTAATCATCTGCTGGGGCCCTCTGCTTGCGATCATGGTGTATGATGTCTTTGGGAAGATGAACAAGCTCATTAAGACGGTGTTTGCATTCTGCAGTATGCTCTGTCTCCTTAACTCCACCGTGAACCCCATCATCTACGCTCTGAGGAGCAAGGACCTGAGGCATGCCTTCCGGAGCATGTTCCCCTCCTGTGAAGGTACCGCGCAGCCTCTTGATAACAGCATGGGGGACTCGGACTGCCTGCACAAACATGCCAACAATGCAGCCAGTGTTCATAGGGCCGCAGAGAGCTGCATCAAGAGCACGGTCAAGATTGCCAAGGTGACCATGTCTGTGTCCACAGACACGTCTGCCGAGGCTCTGTGA
- the CNR1 gene encoding cannabinoid receptor 1 isoform X1 has protein sequence MKSILDGLADTTFRTITTDLLYVGSNDIQYEDIKGDMASKLGYFPQKFPLTSFRGSPFQEKMTAGDNPQLVPADQVNITEFYNKSLSSYKENEENIQCGENFMDMECFMILNPSQQLAIAVLSLTLGTFTVLENLLVLCVILHSRSLRCRPSYHFIGSLAVADLLGSVIFVYSFVDFHVFHRKDSPNVFLFKLGGVTASFTASVGSLFLTAIDRYISIHRPLAYKRIVTRPKAVVAFCLMWTIAIVIAVLPLLGWNCKKLQSVCSDIFPLIDETYLMFWIGVTSVLLLFIVYAYMYILWKAHSHAVRMIQRGTQKSIIIHTSEDGKVQVTRPDQARMDIRLAKTLVLILVVLIICWGPLLAIMVYDVFGKMNKLIKTVFAFCSMLCLLNSTVNPIIYALRSKDLRHAFRSMFPSCEGTAQPLDNSMGDSDCLHKHANNAASVHRAAESCIKSTVKIAKVTMSVSTDTSAEAL, from the coding sequence ATGAAGTCAATCCTAGATGGCCTTGCAGATACCACCTTTCGCACCATCACGACAGACCTTCTCTACGTGGGCTCCAATGACATTCAGTACGAAGACATCAAAGGTGACATGGCATCCAAATTAGGATACTTCCCACAGAAATTTCCTTTAACTTCTTTTAGGGGAAGTCCCTTCCAAGAAAAGATGACTGCAGGAGACAACCCCCAGTTAGTCCCAGCAGACCAGGTGAACATTACAGAATTTTACAACAAGTCTCTTTCGTCCTACAAGGAAAATGAGGAGAACATTCAGTGTGGGGAGAACTTCATGGACATGGAGTGCTTCATGATTCTGAACCCTAGCCAGCAGCTGGCCATCGCTGTGCTGTCCCTCACGCTGGGCaccttcacagttctggagaaccTGCTGGTGCTGTGCGTCATCCTGCACTCCCGCAGCCTCCGCTGCAGGCCTTCATACCACTTCATTGGCAGCCTGGCGGTGGCAGACCTCCTTGGCAGTGTCATTTTTGTCTACAGCTTTGTTGACTTCCATGTGTTCCACCGCAAAGATAGCCCCAACGTGTTTCTGTTCAAACTGGGTGGAGTCACAGCCTCCTTCACTGCCTCTGTGGGCAGCCTGTTTCTCACAGCCATCGATAGGTACATATCTATTCACAGGCCTCTGGCCTATAAGAGGATCGTCACCCGGCCGAAGGCCGTGGTGGCATTTTGCCTGATGTGGACCATAGCGATTGTGATTGCCGTGTTGCCTCTCCTAGGCTGGAACTGCAAGAAACTGCAATCCGTTTGCTCAGACATTTTCCCACTCATTGATGAAACCTACCTGATGTTCTGGATCGGAGTCACCAGCGTGCTGCTCCTCTTTATTGTATATGCATACATGTACATTCTCTGGAAGGCTCACAGCCACGCAGTACGCATGATTCAGCGCGGCACCCAGAAGAGCATCATCATTCACACGTCAGAGGATGGCAAAGTCCAGGTGACTCGGCCAGACCAAGCCCGCATGGACATTAGGCTGGCTAAGACCCTGGTCCTGATCCTGGTGGTTTTAATCATCTGCTGGGGCCCTCTGCTTGCGATCATGGTGTATGATGTCTTTGGGAAGATGAACAAGCTCATTAAGACGGTGTTTGCATTCTGCAGTATGCTCTGTCTCCTTAACTCCACCGTGAACCCCATCATCTACGCTCTGAGGAGCAAGGACCTGAGGCATGCCTTCCGGAGCATGTTCCCCTCCTGTGAAGGTACCGCGCAGCCTCTTGATAACAGCATGGGGGACTCGGACTGCCTGCACAAACATGCCAACAATGCAGCCAGTGTTCATAGGGCCGCAGAGAGCTGCATCAAGAGCACGGTCAAGATTGCCAAGGTGACCATGTCTGTGTCCACAGACACGTCTGCCGAGGCTCTGTGA